In Phaenicophaeus curvirostris isolate KB17595 chromosome 14, BPBGC_Pcur_1.0, whole genome shotgun sequence, a single genomic region encodes these proteins:
- the C14H16orf87 gene encoding UPF0547 protein C16orf87 homolog, with amino-acid sequence MSSSRAKKVKMATKSCPDCDQQVPVACKSCPCGYIFISRKLLHAKRAERSPPITENKNEAKRRRTERVKREKINSAVNKDLENRKRSRSNSHSDHSRRGRGRPKSASAKKHEEEREKQEKEVDMYANLSDEKAFVFSVALAEINRKIINQRLIL; translated from the exons ATGTCCTCGAGCAGGGCCAAGAAAGTGAAGATGGCCACCAAGTCCTGCCCGGACTGCGACCAGCAG gTTCCTGTGGCATGTAAATCGTGTCCCTGTGGCTACATATTTATTAGTCGGAAACTCTTGCATGCTAAACGTGCTGAGAGATCACCACCCATCACAG aaaacaagaatGAGGCCAAAAGGAGACGTACAGAGAGAGTTAAACGAGAGAAGATAAATTCTGCAGTAAATAAAGATTTGGAAAACCGAAAAAGATCCAGGTCTAACAGCCATTCAGATCATAGCAGACGAGGAAGAGGAAGACCTAAGAGTGCCTCAGCCAAAAAGCACGAGGAAGAAAGAG agaaacaagaaaaagaagttgaCATGTATGCTAACCTTTCAGATGAAAAGGCCTTCGTGTTTTCAGTGGCCTTGGcggaaataaacagaaaaattatcaaTCAAAGACTTATTCTGTAA